From the genome of Cytobacillus firmus, one region includes:
- a CDS encoding ABC transporter ATP-binding protein, with translation MTTGKRLFKYALHYKKMIIAALLMLTVAVAADLAGPFIAKKMIDDHILGIESVWYQTEGGKDAVEYDGQFYKKEQNIDQGERKIDQARILQAGSQFVFIRGDIAFDGERTFKEGKLYIEKSGQTETYAGKALTGEELMLFYSPEIPKIVQLLAFYFGLLVIAAFFQYGQRFFLQKSANRIIQQMREDVFGQIQRLPISYFDNLPAGKVVARITNDTEAIRELYVTVLATFFTSAIYISGIYIALFILNAKLAAICLILLPILYVWAIVYRKYASKYNHVIRSRVSDINGMVNESIQGMNVIQAFGREKDTQKDFEKLNTEHFTFQNKLLSLNSLTSHNLVGVLRNVVFVAFIWYFGGESLNAAAVISLGMLYAFVDYINRLFQPVQGIVNQLANLEQALVAGERVFKLLDEEGIDISDNKISRYKGNVTFDHVHFGYKEKEYVLKDLNFEAKHGETVALVGHTGSGKSSIMNLLFRFYDCQEGKIRIDGMDIKQIPRQELRKHMGIVLQDPFLFTGTIASNVSLDDPEISREKVEKALKDVGADKIFQHLEKGFDEPVIEKGSTLSSGQRQLISFARALAFDPAILILDEATSSIDTETELIIQEAMDVLKKGRTTFIIAHRLSTIRNADQILVLDRGRIVEKGNHDELMEQKGKYYQMYQLQQGSTLAG, from the coding sequence ATGACCACAGGAAAGCGGTTATTCAAATATGCACTTCATTATAAAAAAATGATTATTGCGGCATTGCTGATGCTTACAGTCGCTGTGGCAGCAGATCTGGCAGGGCCTTTCATCGCGAAGAAGATGATTGATGACCATATCCTTGGCATAGAATCTGTCTGGTATCAGACAGAAGGCGGAAAAGATGCTGTGGAGTATGATGGCCAGTTTTACAAAAAGGAGCAAAATATTGATCAGGGTGAGCGGAAAATTGATCAGGCCCGCATCTTGCAGGCTGGCAGCCAATTCGTCTTTATCAGGGGTGATATTGCTTTTGATGGAGAGCGAACCTTCAAAGAGGGCAAACTCTATATTGAAAAAAGCGGCCAAACCGAAACCTATGCAGGGAAGGCATTGACTGGTGAAGAATTAATGCTATTCTATTCACCCGAGATTCCTAAGATTGTTCAGCTTTTGGCCTTTTACTTTGGATTACTGGTTATCGCTGCATTTTTTCAGTACGGCCAGCGTTTTTTTCTGCAAAAGTCAGCAAATAGGATTATCCAGCAAATGAGAGAGGATGTCTTCGGGCAGATTCAAAGGCTTCCAATCAGTTATTTTGATAATCTTCCGGCAGGCAAGGTGGTTGCTCGCATAACCAATGATACCGAAGCCATCCGTGAGCTTTATGTGACCGTATTGGCAACCTTTTTTACAAGTGCCATATATATTTCAGGTATTTATATCGCTTTGTTTATTTTAAATGCCAAGCTTGCTGCGATATGTTTAATCCTGCTCCCGATTTTATATGTATGGGCGATTGTGTACCGTAAGTATGCATCAAAATACAATCATGTAATCCGTTCCAGGGTAAGTGATATAAATGGCATGGTGAATGAATCGATTCAGGGAATGAATGTTATCCAGGCGTTTGGCCGCGAAAAAGATACACAGAAGGATTTTGAAAAGCTGAATACAGAGCATTTTACCTTCCAAAATAAACTTCTGAGCCTGAATTCACTTACATCGCATAACTTAGTGGGTGTGCTGAGAAATGTGGTTTTTGTTGCATTTATCTGGTACTTCGGAGGAGAGTCGCTCAATGCGGCAGCTGTCATTTCACTTGGGATGCTATATGCTTTTGTTGACTATATTAACCGCCTGTTTCAGCCTGTGCAGGGCATTGTCAACCAATTGGCCAATCTCGAACAGGCATTGGTTGCCGGTGAACGAGTCTTCAAACTGCTTGATGAAGAAGGCATTGATATCAGTGATAATAAAATATCCCGCTATAAAGGGAATGTTACTTTTGATCATGTTCACTTCGGCTATAAGGAGAAGGAATATGTGCTGAAGGATCTTAATTTTGAAGCAAAGCACGGGGAGACAGTTGCGCTGGTTGGCCATACCGGCTCAGGGAAAAGTTCGATCATGAATCTTCTTTTCCGTTTTTATGATTGCCAGGAAGGGAAGATTAGGATCGATGGAATGGACATAAAACAGATTCCAAGGCAGGAGCTCAGAAAGCATATGGGCATCGTCCTCCAGGATCCATTTTTGTTCACCGGGACCATTGCTTCCAATGTCAGCCTTGATGATCCTGAAATATCGCGGGAGAAAGTGGAAAAAGCCCTGAAGGATGTCGGAGCAGATAAGATATTTCAGCATCTTGAAAAAGGTTTTGATGAGCCGGTTATCGAGAAGGGGAGCACGCTCTCCAGCGGGCAGAGGCAGCTCATTTCGTTTGCTCGTGCCCTTGCTTTTGATCCGGCCATCCTGATTCTGGACGAAGCAACATCAAGCATAGATACTGAGACAGAATTAATTATCCAGGAAGCCATGGACGTGCTGAAAAAAGGAAGAACCACCTTTATCATCGCCCATCGGCTTTCGACAATCCGAAATGCTGATCAAATCCTCGTTCTGGATAGGGGCAGGATCGTTGAAAAAGGTAACCATGATGAGTTAATGGAGCAAAAGGGCAAATATTATCAAATGTATCAGCTCCAGCAGGGGTCAACACTTGCAGGATAG
- the sigY gene encoding RNA polymerase sigma factor SigY yields MEEKDLIASAKRGDQLAFAMLFKNNYPFLVKYLIKITMNPDAAEELAQETMAKCVEKIGLFNGKSKFSSWLITIATNLYIDQKRKSKREKSWKAQEEVFRRLKWHLESRNEEWNDALSALGKLKDEIRIPIVLKHYYGYSYEEIGKMMNISSGTVKSRVHNGIMSVREELKLHGEQESAAAGTRSSR; encoded by the coding sequence ATGGAGGAGAAAGACCTTATAGCAAGTGCCAAACGAGGTGATCAGCTCGCTTTTGCCATGCTTTTTAAAAATAACTATCCCTTTCTGGTTAAATACTTAATCAAAATTACAATGAATCCCGATGCAGCTGAAGAGCTTGCTCAGGAAACAATGGCCAAATGTGTTGAAAAAATCGGACTTTTTAATGGCAAATCAAAATTTTCCTCCTGGCTGATAACCATTGCGACAAATTTGTATATTGATCAGAAGCGAAAGTCGAAAAGAGAGAAGAGCTGGAAAGCACAGGAAGAGGTTTTCAGACGCTTGAAATGGCATCTTGAAAGCCGAAATGAAGAATGGAATGATGCCTTGTCTGCTTTGGGAAAACTAAAAGACGAGATTAGGATACCTATTGTTCTTAAACATTATTATGGCTACTCGTATGAGGAAATAGGAAAAATGATGAACATATCTTCAGGCACTGTCAAATCTAGAGTGCACAATGGAATCATGTCTGTAAGAGAGGAGTTGAAGCTACATGGTGAACAGGAAAGTGCTGCAGCTGGAACAAGATCATCAAGATGA
- a CDS encoding ABC transporter ATP-binding protein, translating to MFSILGKLSWFFKENWKRYTIAISLLIIVGILDVMPPRLVGMAIDDIHLGQMSSAKVMEYLGLLAIITIVSYAITYIWMYQLFGGAFLVERKLRSQFMGHLLKMTPTFFEKNRTGDLMARATNDLKAISVTAGFGILTLVDSSVFMLTILFTMGFLVSWKLTFAAILPLPIMAYLIKIYGKKIHTRFMSAQDAFGELNDRVLESVSGVRVVRAYVQERADQQRFHELTEDVYSKNIEVAKIDSLFEPTIKVIVGLSYLIGLGYGAYLVFHQTITLGQLVSFNVYLGMLIWPMFAIGELINVMQRGNASLDRVQETLSAKQDIVNPENPSIVEVPENVIFKDVHFQYPSSKTANLTGIKLHIERGETLGIVGKTGSGKTTFIKQLLREYPSGTGKLAIADVPIEEQELERTRGWIGYVPQDHVLFSRTVRENILFGKEDATEEDMQKAIDLAAFRKDLELLPEGLETMVGEKGVALSGGQKQRISIARALVKDPEILILDDSLSAVDAKTEKKIIDNIRTERKGKTTIITTHRMSAVQHADHIIVLDEGMIAEEGTHEDLMAMDGWYKEQFLRQQAQTSAEEEVLS from the coding sequence TTGTTTTCGATTTTAGGAAAATTAAGCTGGTTTTTTAAAGAAAACTGGAAAAGGTATACAATTGCCATTTCTCTGCTGATAATTGTCGGAATCCTTGATGTTATGCCTCCAAGGCTTGTAGGGATGGCAATTGATGATATTCATCTTGGTCAAATGAGCAGTGCTAAAGTAATGGAGTACCTTGGTTTATTGGCAATCATCACAATCGTGTCCTATGCAATCACTTATATCTGGATGTACCAGCTTTTTGGAGGGGCATTCCTGGTAGAAAGAAAACTGCGTTCACAGTTTATGGGGCACCTATTGAAAATGACTCCAACATTTTTTGAGAAAAACCGGACCGGTGATTTAATGGCCAGGGCAACAAATGATTTAAAAGCTATTTCGGTAACGGCCGGTTTCGGAATATTAACACTGGTGGATTCCAGCGTCTTCATGCTGACAATATTGTTTACGATGGGGTTCCTGGTTAGCTGGAAACTAACTTTTGCAGCAATATTGCCTTTGCCTATCATGGCCTATCTGATAAAAATTTACGGGAAGAAGATTCATACGCGGTTTATGAGCGCACAGGATGCCTTCGGGGAACTAAATGACCGGGTTCTTGAATCTGTTTCGGGAGTTCGGGTGGTGCGCGCTTATGTTCAGGAAAGAGCGGATCAGCAGCGTTTCCATGAACTCACTGAAGATGTATACAGCAAAAATATTGAAGTGGCCAAAATTGATTCACTATTTGAGCCGACGATAAAAGTGATTGTGGGCCTAAGCTATCTGATAGGACTTGGATACGGTGCTTATCTTGTTTTCCACCAAACCATCACCCTGGGCCAGCTCGTGTCCTTTAATGTGTATTTAGGCATGCTGATTTGGCCAATGTTTGCTATTGGAGAATTAATTAATGTCATGCAAAGGGGAAATGCATCCCTTGACCGTGTACAGGAAACATTGTCCGCTAAGCAGGATATTGTGAATCCTGAAAACCCGTCTATCGTTGAAGTTCCTGAGAATGTTATCTTCAAGGATGTTCATTTCCAATATCCTTCCTCAAAAACGGCTAATCTCACAGGGATTAAGCTGCATATTGAACGCGGGGAAACGCTGGGCATTGTAGGAAAAACAGGAAGCGGAAAGACCACTTTTATAAAGCAGCTATTAAGAGAATATCCGTCAGGCACAGGGAAGCTTGCGATTGCAGATGTTCCGATTGAAGAACAGGAGCTTGAAAGAACGAGAGGATGGATCGGGTATGTTCCACAGGATCATGTTCTTTTCTCGAGGACTGTTAGAGAAAATATCCTTTTTGGAAAAGAGGATGCAACTGAAGAGGATATGCAAAAAGCGATTGATTTGGCAGCTTTTCGAAAAGACCTTGAACTTCTGCCGGAAGGGCTTGAAACAATGGTCGGTGAAAAAGGAGTGGCCTTATCAGGAGGGCAAAAACAGCGGATTTCGATTGCACGTGCCCTTGTGAAGGATCCGGAAATTCTGATACTTGATGACTCTTTATCAGCCGTTGATGCTAAAACAGAAAAGAAAATTATTGATAATATCCGGACTGAGCGCAAAGGAAAAACGACAATCATTACGACACACAGAATGTCAGCAGTCCAGCACGCCGATCATATTATCGTCCTTGATGAAGGCATGATAGCAGAAGAAGGCACTCATGAGGACTTGATGGCTATGGATGGATGGTACAAGGAACAATTTTTGAGGCAGCAGGCTCAAACATCTGCTGAAGAGGAGGTGCTTTCATGA
- a CDS encoding YxlC family protein: MVNRKVLQLEQDHQDEQLLAAVKEIEDGWETLEENVPVYTPDLQFFENLVAEQKQEMKRKLIRELAIFTVAALLIVTSVLFMLYQVPSVFFILQGVVTVFIMAYSTVSFVKQVNGT, encoded by the coding sequence ATGGTGAACAGGAAAGTGCTGCAGCTGGAACAAGATCATCAAGATGAGCAATTATTGGCTGCAGTTAAGGAAATTGAAGACGGATGGGAAACGCTGGAAGAAAACGTCCCGGTATATACACCTGATCTGCAATTTTTTGAAAACTTAGTTGCAGAGCAAAAACAGGAAATGAAAAGGAAATTGATCAGGGAGTTAGCTATCTTCACTGTTGCAGCACTCCTCATTGTAACTTCTGTATTATTCATGCTGTATCAGGTTCCGTCTGTATTTTTTATTCTGCAGGGAGTTGTCACAGTTTTTATTATGGCCTATAGCACAGTCAGCTTCGTGAAACAGGTGAATGGCACATGA
- a CDS encoding MFS transporter, with translation MKKFKGIFKNANYVKLFFANFTSQMGSTIGLTAFMFYLLDRFSEQPFYATLTELMFSVPTLAVFFLVGVFADRMDRQKIAYHCDWISALLSILLLLTIIIGWMPLVFAVLFLRSAIQKFFFPAEHAMIQGILKSEDYTTAAGLNQVVMSLFMLFGNGLGIFAYWTVGVYGAIVTDALTFIISALLIKSCRIPEEVRLPNGAHGFKDLNIPLVFKDFNLGIKYILQHKLLSALLVGFFVFGVVNGGFSVMPIFMLKYKLEPQSYEEYSVLLGITFGVGVLIGSFVASLLTQKFKLYQLIIAGLLLSGIFIIAASFAENTFIFLSLLFAAAFGLPLVNIAIGGWMPSIVDPKMMGRVQGWISPLMMLSQSITLGFIAVSFPGFLRVEMLYWMVGGCLALVGVFYSIVLPGLTKKSEKTGEAHSLEQTGAV, from the coding sequence ATGAAGAAATTCAAAGGAATTTTTAAAAATGCCAATTATGTGAAATTATTTTTCGCCAACTTTACTTCTCAGATGGGCAGCACGATTGGTTTAACAGCATTTATGTTTTATTTGCTGGATCGTTTCTCGGAACAGCCTTTTTATGCCACATTAACTGAATTGATGTTCTCTGTTCCGACCCTGGCGGTGTTTTTTTTAGTTGGAGTGTTTGCGGATAGGATGGATCGCCAGAAAATAGCTTATCATTGTGATTGGATCAGCGCGTTATTATCCATTTTGCTTTTACTGACTATTATTATTGGCTGGATGCCGCTGGTATTTGCAGTATTGTTCCTGAGGAGCGCCATTCAGAAATTCTTCTTTCCAGCTGAACATGCAATGATTCAAGGCATATTGAAAAGTGAAGATTATACAACTGCTGCAGGCCTTAATCAGGTCGTGATGAGTCTTTTCATGCTGTTCGGAAACGGCCTTGGCATTTTTGCCTACTGGACAGTGGGAGTATACGGTGCGATTGTAACTGATGCACTTACCTTTATCATCAGTGCATTATTAATAAAATCCTGCCGTATACCTGAAGAGGTCCGTCTGCCAAATGGCGCTCATGGATTTAAAGACCTGAATATCCCGCTTGTTTTCAAGGACTTTAATCTGGGGATAAAATATATTCTCCAGCACAAATTGTTATCTGCTTTACTTGTTGGCTTCTTCGTTTTCGGAGTGGTAAACGGCGGATTTTCAGTCATGCCTATTTTTATGCTGAAATACAAACTCGAGCCGCAATCCTATGAGGAATACTCAGTCCTGCTCGGAATAACATTTGGGGTTGGCGTTCTTATTGGCAGCTTTGTGGCCTCTTTGCTTACTCAAAAATTCAAACTTTATCAGCTGATCATTGCCGGATTGCTGTTATCCGGAATCTTCATCATTGCTGCCTCTTTTGCAGAGAACACGTTTATTTTCCTATCTTTATTATTTGCTGCAGCTTTCGGACTCCCTTTAGTGAACATCGCAATTGGCGGCTGGATGCCAAGTATTGTTGATCCGAAGATGATGGGAAGAGTACAGGGGTGGATAAGTCCGCTGATGATGCTTTCACAATCCATAACACTCGGATTTATTGCTGTCAGCTTTCCGGGGTTCCTCAGAGTGGAAATGCTTTATTGGATGGTAGGCGGCTGTTTAGCACTTGTCGGTGTTTTTTACAGCATCGTTCTCCCGGGATTAACGAAAAAATCAGAAAAAACAGGTGAAGCACATTCTTTGGAACAGACTGGTGCAGTATAA
- a CDS encoding alpha/beta fold hydrolase encodes MLYYRTYVKDESLPWVTFVHGAGGSSAIWYKQMREYKKHFNVLLVDLRGHGQSGKGTWEEGDHFTEVSQDIVDVLDHLHITDSHFVGISLGTIVIQTIAQNHQERVASMILGGAITELNWRTRFLIAIANLTKYILPYMLLYKLFAWIIMPKRNHLESRHAFVRQAAKMCQKEFINWLSLTKSVNPYLGRIQSSISHIPTLFIMGQEDHLFIKSVKSIAQKAKTATVKIITDAGHVCNIDKPDAFNRITIDFINRQKRRLAS; translated from the coding sequence ATGCTATATTACCGTACGTATGTGAAAGATGAGTCCCTGCCATGGGTTACCTTTGTTCATGGTGCAGGGGGCAGCTCTGCAATTTGGTATAAACAAATGAGAGAGTACAAAAAGCATTTCAATGTTCTGCTGGTAGATCTGCGGGGACATGGTCAATCAGGAAAGGGCACCTGGGAAGAAGGAGATCATTTTACAGAGGTTTCTCAGGATATAGTGGATGTGCTCGATCATCTTCATATTACAGACTCCCACTTTGTCGGAATTTCGCTGGGGACTATAGTGATCCAGACAATCGCGCAGAATCATCAGGAAAGAGTAGCTTCCATGATTTTGGGCGGTGCCATTACTGAATTGAATTGGCGCACAAGGTTTTTGATAGCCATTGCGAATTTGACTAAGTATATCCTGCCATATATGCTGCTTTATAAGCTTTTTGCGTGGATTATCATGCCAAAAAGAAACCACCTTGAATCAAGACATGCCTTTGTAAGGCAGGCAGCAAAAATGTGCCAAAAAGAATTCATCAACTGGCTGTCCTTAACAAAATCGGTTAATCCGTACCTGGGAAGAATCCAATCCAGCATTTCTCACATTCCTACCCTTTTTATTATGGGACAGGAAGACCACTTGTTTATTAAGTCTGTAAAAAGCATTGCCCAAAAAGCTAAAACAGCTACAGTCAAAATCATTACAGATGCAGGACATGTATGCAACATCGACAAACCTGATGCCTTTAACAGGATAACCATCGACTTCATCAACAGGCAAAAAAGAAGATTGGCTTCATAA
- a CDS encoding alpha/beta-type small acid-soluble spore protein → MNNQSSSRSNSSNQLLVPGVAQALDQMKYEIATEFGVNLGAETTSRANGSVGGEITKRLVQMAEQQLGGGSF, encoded by the coding sequence ATGAACAACCAATCATCTAGCAGAAGCAATTCCTCAAACCAGTTACTAGTACCTGGAGTAGCTCAAGCACTTGATCAAATGAAGTACGAAATCGCTACTGAATTTGGTGTAAACCTTGGTGCAGAAACAACTTCCCGTGCTAACGGATCTGTTGGGGGAGAAATCACAAAACGCCTTGTTCAAATGGCTGAACAACAGCTTGGCGGCGGTTCTTTCTAA
- the fumC gene encoding class II fumarate hydratase, with the protein MKLADFRIEKDTLGEVKVPADKYWGAQTQRSKDNFKIGIEKMPMEVIYAFAKVKRSAAVVNNRLGKLSHDKMEAITAACDEVLNHKFDSHFPLAVWQTGSGTQSNMNVNEVVAKRANELLAEKGVRDSKVHPNDDVNMSQSSNDTFPTAMHIAAYTEAEQKLLPSLKELIRTVKSKEEAFKSIVKIGRTHLQDATPLTLGQEISGWRAMLEKNEKMLMDAMQYLLDLAIGGTAVGTGINAEKSFGPEMANEISRLTGYSFRSSDNKFQALTSHNEIVHVHGTLKGLAADLMKIANDVRWLASGPRSGIGELSIPANEPGSSIMPGKVNPTQSEALTMVVCQVFGNDASIGFAASQGNFELNVFKPVIIYNLLQSISILADGMASFNEKCMMGLEANKEVINGHVERSLMLVTALNPHIGYEKAAEIAKLAFRENTTLKEAALKTGYITEEQYENWVVPEKMV; encoded by the coding sequence ATGAAATTGGCTGATTTTAGAATTGAGAAAGATACTCTAGGCGAAGTGAAGGTGCCAGCTGATAAATATTGGGGAGCCCAGACACAGCGGAGCAAGGATAACTTTAAAATCGGCATTGAAAAGATGCCGATGGAAGTAATTTATGCTTTTGCCAAGGTAAAGCGTTCTGCAGCAGTAGTCAACAACAGGCTTGGGAAGCTCTCCCATGACAAGATGGAAGCTATCACAGCAGCTTGTGATGAAGTTCTAAACCATAAGTTTGACAGCCACTTTCCTCTGGCTGTATGGCAGACAGGGAGCGGCACACAATCAAATATGAATGTAAACGAGGTTGTCGCCAAAAGGGCGAATGAACTGCTGGCCGAGAAAGGGGTACGGGATAGTAAAGTGCATCCAAATGATGATGTCAATATGTCTCAAAGCTCTAATGATACATTTCCGACTGCCATGCATATCGCAGCTTATACGGAGGCGGAGCAAAAGCTGCTTCCGTCATTAAAGGAATTAATAAGGACGGTTAAATCGAAAGAAGAGGCCTTCAAATCAATCGTCAAAATAGGCAGGACTCATTTGCAGGATGCAACACCTCTTACATTGGGTCAGGAAATCAGCGGCTGGCGTGCCATGCTTGAAAAGAATGAAAAGATGCTGATGGACGCAATGCAGTATCTGCTTGACTTAGCCATTGGCGGTACAGCAGTCGGAACGGGCATTAATGCAGAGAAGTCATTTGGACCTGAAATGGCAAACGAAATATCCAGACTTACAGGCTATTCATTCCGTTCGTCTGACAATAAATTTCAGGCCCTGACCAGCCATAATGAAATTGTCCATGTTCATGGGACATTGAAGGGGCTGGCAGCAGATTTGATGAAAATAGCCAACGATGTCCGCTGGCTGGCAAGCGGGCCGCGCAGCGGAATTGGGGAATTATCGATCCCGGCAAATGAACCAGGCAGTTCAATCATGCCTGGCAAAGTAAATCCGACACAAAGCGAAGCCCTTACAATGGTGGTTTGCCAGGTATTTGGAAATGATGCATCCATTGGATTCGCAGCAAGTCAGGGGAACTTTGAATTGAATGTGTTCAAGCCTGTTATTATCTATAATCTTCTCCAAAGCATCAGTATTCTTGCAGATGGAATGGCCTCTTTCAATGAAAAATGCATGATGGGACTGGAGGCTAATAAAGAAGTGATTAATGGCCATGTTGAGAGATCACTAATGCTTGTAACGGCACTCAATCCGCATATAGGTTATGAAAAGGCAGCGGAAATTGCCAAACTCGCATTCAGAGAGAATACAACCTTGAAAGAAGCAGCCTTAAAAACAGGGTATATCACGGAAGAACAATATGAGAATTGGGTTGTGCCCGAAAAGATGGTCTAA
- a CDS encoding YbjQ family protein — translation MIIVTTDTVSGKKIKEIKGFVRGSTVQTKHIGKDILAGLKTIVGGEIGEYTEMMDEARQKAIGRMVEDAKAKGANAIIGMRLQTSAVMQNAAEIIAYGTAAIIEE, via the coding sequence ATGATTATCGTGACTACTGATACGGTATCCGGAAAAAAGATTAAAGAGATTAAAGGGTTTGTAAGGGGGAGTACCGTCCAGACAAAGCATATAGGAAAAGATATTCTGGCAGGATTAAAAACAATTGTAGGCGGAGAAATTGGCGAATATACTGAAATGATGGATGAAGCCAGACAGAAGGCAATTGGCAGAATGGTTGAAGATGCAAAGGCAAAAGGGGCCAACGCAATCATTGGAATGCGGCTGCAAACCTCAGCGGTTATGCAGAATGCTGCAGAAATCATAGCCTATGGGACTGCAGCAATAATTGAAGAATAG
- a CDS encoding ABC transporter ATP-binding protein — protein sequence MAELKLDNIYKIYDNKVTAVEDFNLHIKDKEFIVFVGPSGCGKSTTLRMIAGLEEISKGDFYIDEKRVNDVPPKDRDIAMVFQNYALYPHMSVYDNMAFGLKLRKFPKDEIDRRVKEAAKILGLEPYLDRKPKALSGGQRQRVALGRAIVRDAKVFLMDEPLSNLDAKLRVQMRAEIAKLHQRLQTTTIYVTHDQTEAMTMATRLVVMKDGVIQQVGAPKEVYEKPENVFVGGFIGSPAMNFFNGTLEDGKFIIGKTQIAVPEGKMKVLREQGYTGKNIILGIRPEDIHDEPVFIDASAGSKINTRIDVSELTGAETMIYSSIEGQDFVARVDSRTDIKPGQNLELAFDMNKAHFFDADHERRIRSEKE from the coding sequence ATGGCAGAATTAAAACTCGATAATATTTATAAAATTTATGATAATAAAGTAACAGCTGTAGAAGATTTTAACCTTCATATTAAAGATAAGGAATTTATTGTTTTTGTCGGCCCTTCCGGCTGCGGTAAATCCACAACTCTCCGTATGATTGCAGGTCTTGAGGAAATTTCAAAAGGCGACTTCTATATCGATGAGAAGCGTGTCAACGATGTTCCTCCAAAAGATCGCGATATTGCAATGGTTTTCCAGAACTATGCACTTTATCCGCATATGTCCGTGTACGATAATATGGCTTTCGGCCTTAAGCTTCGCAAGTTTCCAAAAGATGAAATCGACCGCAGAGTTAAAGAAGCAGCAAAAATTCTGGGGCTGGAGCCTTACCTTGACCGCAAGCCAAAAGCATTGTCTGGCGGACAGCGCCAGCGTGTAGCTTTAGGCCGTGCGATTGTCCGTGATGCAAAGGTGTTCCTCATGGACGAGCCTCTATCAAACCTTGATGCAAAGCTTCGTGTTCAAATGCGTGCAGAAATTGCCAAGCTTCACCAGCGTCTTCAAACAACTACTATCTATGTAACACATGACCAGACAGAGGCCATGACAATGGCTACCCGCCTTGTTGTTATGAAGGATGGAGTAATTCAGCAGGTTGGCGCACCAAAAGAAGTTTATGAAAAGCCTGAAAACGTTTTTGTAGGCGGATTTATCGGCTCACCTGCCATGAACTTCTTTAACGGTACGCTTGAAGACGGCAAATTTATTATTGGCAAAACTCAGATTGCAGTCCCTGAAGGTAAAATGAAGGTTCTTCGGGAACAGGGTTATACAGGCAAAAACATTATCCTTGGCATTCGTCCGGAAGACATTCACGATGAGCCGGTATTTATTGATGCATCTGCCGGTTCAAAAATCAATACCCGCATTGACGTTTCCGAACTGACTGGTGCTGAAACAATGATTTACTCAAGCATAGAAGGCCAGGATTTCGTAGCACGCGTGGATTCCCGCACTGATATTAAGCCGGGCCAAAACCTTGAGCTTGCTTTCGATATGAACAAAGCGCACTTCTTTGATGCAGACCATGAAAGAAGAATCCGTTCTGAAAAAGAATAA
- a CDS encoding PucR family transcriptional regulator, which translates to MLNKLHDRYPGSQLQFKKPDFSFNSDLYWFHHEESGQWLGIPVQEVSGDSLMVLKTLFEFHDSSIHLAPAAQAWFQYLFLNGDHPSYAKDVPYRLVQFKMSEGEWIREDMEAAFRGFFEKDITILWNGEATGVIIEEGKDSLAEEEFLAVSNALESDFFVNTAFYIGIPNKAGTQLHKLFKEEQLLFAQASSLLPAERVLNFEKLFPSLITGHLDVFLKKSLLSRLSLLEEDPELLHTIKVFLKNSSNVSLTAKKLYIHRNTLQYRLDKFTEKTGIQLKDFNSALTVYLACLLIEQT; encoded by the coding sequence ATGTTAAACAAATTACATGACCGGTATCCGGGCTCTCAACTTCAATTTAAAAAACCTGATTTTAGCTTTAATTCTGATTTGTACTGGTTTCATCATGAAGAGTCAGGCCAATGGCTTGGCATTCCAGTTCAAGAGGTATCTGGGGATAGTCTGATGGTATTGAAAACTTTGTTTGAATTCCATGACAGTTCCATTCACCTTGCCCCTGCTGCGCAAGCCTGGTTTCAATACTTATTTTTAAATGGGGATCACCCATCATACGCAAAAGATGTTCCATACAGGCTGGTTCAGTTCAAAATGTCTGAGGGCGAATGGATACGTGAGGATATGGAAGCTGCTTTTAGAGGTTTTTTCGAAAAGGACATAACGATTTTATGGAACGGGGAAGCCACAGGGGTCATCATTGAAGAGGGTAAAGACTCTCTTGCCGAAGAAGAATTCCTTGCTGTTTCCAATGCTTTGGAAAGTGATTTTTTTGTAAATACAGCCTTTTACATTGGCATTCCGAATAAGGCGGGGACACAATTACACAAGCTTTTTAAAGAAGAACAGCTTCTATTCGCGCAGGCTTCCTCATTGCTTCCAGCTGAAAGAGTGCTGAATTTTGAAAAGCTCTTCCCCTCCCTTATCACTGGGCATCTGGATGTATTTTTAAAAAAGAGCCTGCTTTCACGCCTTTCTTTACTGGAAGAAGACCCTGAACTCCTGCACACCATAAAAGTGTTTTTAAAGAACAGCTCCAACGTTTCATTAACGGCGAAAAAATTGTACATCCACCGGAATACTCTGCAGTACAGGCTTGATAAGTTCACAGAGAAGACCGGCATTCAGTTGAAGGACTTTAACAGCGCGCTGACTGTTTATTTAGCCTGTTTGCTGATTGAGCAAACCTGA